One part of the Dyadobacter sp. 676 genome encodes these proteins:
- a CDS encoding two-component regulator propeller domain-containing protein: MSSALSDCRSMPQFFRIVFTFVFLISVSSHISGAGFEGDLPSNFNITHFTDENGLPQNSVKAITKDNRGNFWLATERGLVRYDGNNFVVFDDFGSSFPNRNIASFHIAPLNAKDDFFAINDDGTFIRITSGRAMIEPSFYRGQLKAQPFGMHGQDGYLTEGLPSIRLMHVSPDHYIIPLGFDRYYVYDNIRLTYYSSKRRVNSVPIEDKGFWGFFRLDQDLYHMDENGLLNFRLKDGLIQKSIVRLTGDLAGNVSRRSGKKHKLFWSNASNQVFLLVGNNLYSLQRQQNGDLRSRLVLDGFDFTGNFIVSIYLHPLTGRLLLGSQLKGLFVIDKKPFHALTTTAMGTDNNFYAQVPYSDSTVLSSQGLEFGLTAGEKNTYVRQMLKITRHIGWDKYSVLMDHTGHIWARNSQTLFKFDHEGKRLLAKWVLPTAITQLYQGKDERIWIGTKLSGLYFIDPQKPSAAPEYFSLNTADNISWIQHQNADTLWIGSEKGLYRLSIHSKKLISVKELDGIYIRSLYIPADGKQIWITTYKDGVFLFENGRLTRFPRDKKNYLASAHCIIEDKNGFFWIPTNKGLFQISKNDLLQYARKPFDIYYHHHIKTAGFNTNEFNGGCQPCAVRLANGYVSLPSINGLVWFLPEDIRPELPMGNIYLEGVSVKNKPWKFSANKLHLDADASEVSLKINVAYLGNPDNLKLAYRLGKDGDPLTGWREINPKDPGILLPHLASGEYRLTIRKVNGFGPRNYQYKRIEISVAKKWYETWWFRLATIAVLTAAFGLILRLRTRSIESQKQALEARVDERTRDLELVLKALGKSEKQLELQLRLHVHMIASISHDIRTPVKYMGAALQFVQRRIEKNQTDEAVSAIHTMTRTITQLDQLISNIVTYIKPEVHRHYSDLKSVNLHELVSERMLIFKEIFEMNGGSFQIAIRSQEQVSSDRELLGVVLHNLIDNALKAKPDGAITVSTFDQNGDLHLVVTDQGPGLPAALLHWLNNTGQTETSSLPEQYNGLGFPMIKEISKLLGIRVFAENKTGAHIHLIFSKPAT; this comes from the coding sequence TTGTCTTCTGCCCTTTCAGATTGCCGTTCTATGCCCCAATTTTTTCGCATTGTCTTTACTTTCGTTTTCCTGATTTCCGTGTCTAGCCATATATCGGGTGCTGGATTTGAAGGTGACCTGCCGTCAAATTTTAACATTACCCATTTCACTGATGAGAATGGACTGCCGCAAAACAGCGTTAAAGCCATTACCAAAGACAACAGGGGAAACTTTTGGCTAGCCACCGAGCGGGGTCTTGTCCGGTACGATGGAAACAACTTTGTGGTTTTCGATGATTTTGGAAGCTCTTTCCCAAACCGAAATATTGCCTCATTCCATATTGCCCCGTTAAACGCAAAAGACGATTTTTTTGCCATCAACGACGATGGCACCTTTATAAGAATCACTTCCGGTAGGGCAATGATCGAACCGTCCTTTTATCGAGGCCAACTTAAGGCACAGCCCTTCGGCATGCACGGCCAGGATGGGTATTTGACCGAAGGTCTGCCGAGCATACGTCTCATGCATGTCAGTCCTGATCACTATATCATTCCTCTTGGCTTTGACCGCTATTATGTCTACGACAATATACGCCTGACTTATTATTCCTCAAAGCGACGGGTCAACAGTGTGCCAATCGAAGATAAAGGTTTTTGGGGCTTTTTCCGGCTAGATCAGGACCTATATCACATGGACGAAAACGGCCTATTGAATTTCCGGTTAAAGGATGGTCTGATTCAAAAATCCATCGTCAGGCTAACGGGCGATCTAGCAGGTAATGTGTCACGGCGTTCAGGCAAAAAACACAAGCTGTTTTGGAGCAATGCTTCTAACCAGGTTTTCCTTCTGGTCGGCAACAACTTGTATTCTCTTCAGCGCCAGCAAAATGGCGATCTTCGCTCTCGCCTGGTGCTCGATGGATTTGACTTCACCGGCAATTTCATCGTCTCAATATACCTTCACCCACTTACTGGCCGTCTGCTATTGGGTAGTCAGTTGAAAGGCCTTTTTGTTATAGACAAAAAACCTTTTCATGCCCTTACCACGACTGCGATGGGCACCGACAACAATTTTTACGCACAAGTACCCTATTCGGACAGCACAGTATTGTCCAGCCAGGGCCTCGAATTTGGTCTGACCGCAGGTGAAAAAAATACATACGTCAGACAAATGCTGAAAATCACCCGGCACATCGGTTGGGACAAATACAGCGTCTTGATGGACCACACTGGCCATATATGGGCAAGGAATTCACAGACGCTATTCAAGTTTGATCACGAGGGAAAGCGACTTTTGGCTAAATGGGTGTTACCAACAGCGATCACCCAGCTATATCAGGGAAAAGACGAACGAATCTGGATAGGGACAAAACTGTCGGGGCTTTACTTTATAGATCCGCAAAAGCCTTCGGCCGCTCCGGAATACTTTTCTTTGAATACTGCCGACAATATCTCATGGATCCAACATCAGAATGCGGATACCCTTTGGATCGGTTCAGAAAAAGGCCTTTATCGACTTTCAATTCACAGCAAAAAACTGATATCTGTTAAGGAACTGGACGGGATTTATATCCGTAGTCTCTATATTCCAGCGGATGGGAAACAGATATGGATTACTACCTACAAGGACGGCGTTTTCCTTTTCGAGAATGGGCGACTGACGCGGTTTCCCCGTGACAAAAAGAATTACCTGGCCAGTGCCCACTGCATCATTGAAGACAAAAATGGCTTTTTTTGGATACCAACAAACAAGGGGCTCTTTCAAATATCAAAAAATGACCTGCTACAATATGCGCGCAAACCATTTGATATTTATTATCATCACCATATAAAGACTGCCGGCTTCAACACGAATGAGTTCAATGGGGGCTGCCAGCCATGTGCGGTAAGACTGGCCAATGGCTATGTCTCACTTCCTTCGATAAACGGGCTCGTCTGGTTTCTTCCGGAAGATATCAGGCCGGAACTTCCAATGGGAAATATTTATTTAGAAGGAGTAAGCGTGAAAAATAAACCGTGGAAATTTTCTGCGAACAAACTCCATTTGGATGCTGATGCCAGCGAGGTCAGTTTGAAGATCAACGTGGCCTACCTGGGTAACCCCGATAACCTTAAACTGGCCTACCGGCTTGGCAAAGACGGTGATCCGCTAACTGGCTGGCGAGAAATTAACCCTAAGGATCCCGGAATCCTTCTACCGCATTTAGCGTCAGGAGAATACAGACTTACGATCCGAAAAGTCAACGGCTTCGGCCCGCGTAACTATCAATATAAACGTATCGAAATTTCCGTAGCCAAAAAATGGTATGAAACCTGGTGGTTCCGTCTGGCCACGATCGCGGTTCTAACTGCCGCATTCGGTCTCATTCTCAGGCTACGTACTCGAAGCATTGAATCGCAAAAACAAGCACTGGAAGCTCGGGTTGACGAAAGGACCAGGGATTTGGAACTGGTGCTGAAAGCACTGGGAAAGTCGGAAAAACAACTGGAACTGCAGCTAAGGCTGCATGTACATATGATCGCCTCGATTTCCCATGATATCCGTACGCCAGTCAAATACATGGGTGCGGCGCTGCAGTTCGTCCAGCGCAGAATAGAAAAGAACCAGACCGACGAAGCCGTTAGCGCTATTCACACTATGACCCGAACGATCACTCAGCTAGACCAGCTTATCAGCAACATCGTGACCTATATCAAACCCGAAGTGCATCGGCATTACAGCGATTTAAAATCTGTGAACCTGCATGAGCTCGTATCTGAGCGCATGTTAATCTTTAAGGAAATTTTTGAAATGAACGGTGGAAGTTTTCAGATCGCAATCCGAAGCCAGGAGCAGGTGTCCAGTGACCGTGAGCTGTTGGGTGTGGTCCTGCATAACCTGATTGACAACGCACTCAAAGCGAAGCCTGATGGCGCCATCACAGTATCTACATTCGATCAAAATGGGGATTTGCACCTTGTGGTGACCGATCAGGGGCCGGGTCTGCCTGCCGCTTTGCTACATTGGCTGAATAACACTGGGCAAACCGAAACTTCCAGTCTTCCAGAACAATATAATGGGCTCGGTTTCCCAATGATAAAAGAAATTTCAAAACTGCTTGGCATAAGAGTATTTGCGGAAAACAAAACAGGCGCGCACATTCACCTTATTTTTTCCAAGCCTGCAACCTAG
- a CDS encoding response regulator transcription factor yields MNHLENYSLPTRVLLVEDYAIIRLATKVLIKETFKSAIIHEAATLRDGISCLEAHEIDLVLLDIQLPDSEGVAMISKIRMVQPKVRILIFSGLNEQIYGLHYIKAGANGFLSKDATKDQMQAAISATLNDRRFLSEVMQGKILNENMYPGFVPENPLEALSIRELEVMDMLLDGLWVKEIANQLGLTESSVSTYKSKIFERLGVTTLIELYTEAEKFRQ; encoded by the coding sequence GTGAACCACTTAGAAAATTACTCGCTACCCACCCGCGTGTTGCTGGTCGAAGATTATGCCATTATAAGGCTCGCAACCAAAGTATTGATAAAGGAAACTTTTAAATCGGCCATCATTCACGAAGCCGCAACTCTACGGGATGGGATCAGTTGCTTGGAGGCACACGAAATCGATCTTGTCTTGCTTGACATTCAGCTTCCAGACAGTGAAGGGGTAGCAATGATTTCAAAAATCAGGATGGTGCAGCCAAAAGTAAGGATACTAATTTTTTCAGGCTTAAACGAGCAAATATATGGTTTACACTACATTAAGGCTGGTGCGAATGGCTTCTTGTCGAAAGACGCTACAAAAGACCAGATGCAGGCCGCGATTTCGGCCACTTTAAATGACAGACGTTTTTTGAGCGAAGTGATGCAGGGAAAAATCTTAAATGAAAACATGTACCCAGGTTTTGTTCCTGAGAACCCGTTGGAAGCACTTTCAATACGAGAGCTTGAAGTGATGGATATGTTACTGGATGGCCTTTGGGTCAAGGAAATTGCCAACCAGCTTGGTCTTACCGAAAGCTCGGTAAGTACTTATAAATCCAAAATTTTTGAAAGACTTGGGGTAACCACATTGATTGAATTGTATACCGAGGCGGAAAAATTTAGACAATGA
- a CDS encoding response regulator transcription factor — protein sequence MNFLIIDDQPLICIGLRGLLESHFADCYVQEAASVTAALRPVDQPPFDFIIIEPDNGHDIGTKVVGVIKYKWPECAVIIYSRLEENTFAVPFMEAGANAFISKQAGPDQILKAVQTVKERGRYLSVDLLGKLIPKIQASKYPSISKLTTRELMVMQLLMRGKSTKEMAYDLGVRENTVSTFKQRLYRKLKVTNQIELYRVGAIYGM from the coding sequence ATGAATTTTCTGATCATTGATGACCAGCCGCTCATTTGTATTGGCCTGAGGGGATTGCTGGAAAGCCATTTTGCAGATTGCTACGTACAGGAAGCGGCTTCGGTAACGGCTGCTTTACGGCCAGTTGACCAGCCGCCGTTCGACTTTATTATCATAGAACCTGACAATGGTCATGATATTGGGACGAAAGTGGTGGGCGTTATTAAATATAAGTGGCCGGAATGCGCTGTGATCATATATTCGAGGCTCGAAGAAAACACTTTTGCCGTTCCGTTCATGGAGGCGGGCGCCAATGCGTTTATTTCCAAGCAGGCTGGGCCTGATCAAATTCTCAAGGCTGTACAAACAGTCAAAGAGCGTGGAAGGTATTTAAGCGTCGATCTTTTAGGTAAGCTCATACCCAAAATTCAAGCAAGTAAGTATCCGTCGATATCGAAATTGACCACCCGTGAATTAATGGTGATGCAGCTATTGATGCGCGGTAAATCGACGAAAGAAATGGCGTATGATCTTGGCGTCCGTGAAAACACGGTTAGCACATTCAAACAGCGTCTTTACCGGAAGTTAAAAGTCACTAACCAAATTGAACTGTACCGGGTCGGGGCAATTTATGGCATGTAA